A window from Malania oleifera isolate guangnan ecotype guangnan chromosome 7, ASM2987363v1, whole genome shotgun sequence encodes these proteins:
- the LOC131161019 gene encoding pentatricopeptide repeat-containing protein At3g29230-like — MMLKATAAFITSKLQKLSTMKEVEQVQAVITKAGLHNHPTLIATLINFSSLFQSGSLTHAQMIFEETIMDNPFICNTLIRAYAKSVFPIRAIYLYNQMHRMNVEFDHFTFTFVLRACARVLFCVEEEVKFDGFGIGCKGAEIHCRVFKAGFDHDHFIRNSLVYMYSQCGFLSLARRVFDEMTKKTVASWNIMISAYDRVNDFISADSLLEAMPEKNVVSWNTLIARYIKFGDIEAARRVFQAMPKRDAVSWNSMIAGYVRIKDYTEALKLYGEMQTAQVEATEITLISVLGVCAETGELEKGRKVHEMLKQKGYKIEGYLGNALVDMYAKCGSMSEAWEIFNEMKMKHVSCWNAMIMGLAVNGYSKEALELFSAMEMRLDEVKPNKITFIGVLTACSHNGLVEEGRWFFSKMIKEYKITPDIKHYGCMVDLLSRWGFLNDANEVIKAMPFKANSVLWRTLLGASKVYCDVELAEESFQQLAKLEPLRDGDYVLLSNIYAEAERWNDVERVRAEMISSGVSKKPGSSHY; from the coding sequence ATGATGTTGAAGGCTACTGCCGCATTCATAACCTCCAAGCTTCAAAAGCTCTCGACCATGAAAGAAGTAGAACAAGTCCAAGCTGTGATCACCAAAGCCGGCCTCCACAACCACCCTACTCTCATTGCAACACTCATCAACTTCTCTTCGCTTTTCCAATCGGGCAGCCTCACTCATGCCCAGATGATTTTCGAGGAGACTATCATGGACAATCCTTTTATCTGTAACACACTGATTAGAGCTTATGCTAAGAGTGTTTTCCCTATCAGAGCTATATATCTCTACAATCAAATGCATCGCATGAACGTTGAGTTTGACCATTTTACTTTCACATTTGTGCTCAGAGCGTGTGCTAGAGTTCTGTTTTGCGTGGAAGAAGAAGTGAAGTTTGATGGGTTTGGCATTGGTTGTAAAGGTGCTGAAATCCATTGCAGGGTTTTTAAGGCTGGGTTCGATCATGATCATTTTATTAGGAATTCTTTGGTTTATATGTATTCCCAATGTGGGTTTTTGAGTCTTGCCCGTCGTGTGTTCGATGAAATGACTAAGAAGACAGTAGCTTCTTGGAACATCATGATATCAGCATATGATCGGGTCAATGACTTCATCTCGGCAGATTCTTTGTTAGAAGCAATGCCTGAGAAAAACGTGGTATCCTGGAATACCCTGATAGCGCGATACATTAAGTTTGGTGACATTGAAGCTGCAAGGAGGGTTTTTCAAGCAATGCCCAAGAGAGATGCGGTTTCTTGGAATTCAATGATTGCTGGCTATGTTCGGATTAAGGACTACACTGAAGCTTTGAAGCTCTATGGCGAAATGCAAACTGCTCAAGTGGAAGCAACGGAAATAACACTGATATCTGTTCTGGGTGTGTGTGCAGAGACAGGGGAATTGGAGAAAGGTAGGAAGGTTCATGAGATGTTGAAACAGAAAGGCTATAAGATTGAAGGGTATTTGGGTAATGCCCTTGTAGATATGTATGCTAAATGTGGGAGTATGAGTGAGGCGTGGGAAATATTTAATGAGATGAAGATGAAACATGTGAGTTGTTGGAATGCGATGATTATGGGTTTGGCTGTGAATGGTTACAGCAAAGAAGCTTTGGAGTTGTTTTCAGCCATGGAAATGAGGCTTGATGAAGTCAAGCCTAACAAGATCACGTTCATTGGTGTTTTAACTGCTTGCAGCCATAACGGTCTGGTGGAAGAAGGCCGCTGGTTTTTCAGCAAAATGATAAAGGAGTACAAGATTACACCTGATATAAAGCATTATGGTTGCATGGTTGATCTTCTCAGCAGATGGGGCTTCTTAAATGATGCTAATGAGGTGATCAAAGCTATGCCATTCAAAGCAAACTCTGTATTGTGGAGAACTTTGTTGGGTGCTAGTAAAGTTTATTGTGATGTGGAGCTGGCCGAGGAATCCTTCCAACAGCTTGCCAAATTGGAGCCTCTACGGGATGGGGATTACGTTTTATTATCAAACATTTATGCCGAAGCTGAGAGATGGAATGATGTTGAACGAGTGAGAGCCGAGATGATTAGTTCTGGGGTTTCAAAGAAACCTGGCTCCAGTCATTATTGA